A single Pagrus major chromosome 19, Pma_NU_1.0 DNA region contains:
- the LOC141014791 gene encoding transient receptor potential cation channel subfamily A member 1-like — MNFSREVTRQTSCYTYVIEDEDPALASLNVFELAEKGDLALLENLVKKSPEVLSEKDECGASPLHHAAAGGYITLIQFITTVKEPQGLNCCDEQGNGPLHWAVENNKAESCRALLDLGADPNLLNTALMSPLHLAVSLGHNNLVELLLSYSTTDANLQGDLGNTPVILACSINNFEALSILIKHGARLCKQNKLGHFPIHAAAFAGAKKAMEVILKNGEEIGHQIEQHINYLDKSRSSPLHLAVRGGNIEAIRFCIANGGKIDQQQNDKSTPLHLACTQGATEVVKLMLSSFDQVEDIINLTDGANQTPLHRATIFDHTELAEYLISLGADLNCIDCKGNSPLLLATSCGAWRTVTLLLSKGANVNVKDRCGCNFLHLAILQPKGLKNIPEDVLQHNSVKALLNCEDNEGCTPLHYACRLGIHDSVKNMLGLSGQVGLACKSKDKKSALHFAAQYGRINTCQRLLETITDSRLLNEGDERGLTPLHLASKEGHTKVVQLLLRKGALFHCDYKGWSCLHHAASEGYTQTMEILLSANPKLLDKTDEDGNSALHVAAREGNAAAVRLLLTRGAELTLNKNDTSFLHEALQNGRKDVVIAVIDSDRCAESLRLFIPGSSQRCPIMDMIEFLPETYKHLLDSCVRESDDDPNSADYHIEYSFMWLQAPLARTKIMDKTLRARPLAALNAMVYYNRIELLNHPVCKKYLAMKWLAYGSKAHLLNMFLYLLGLLPLTHLIVTMRPTMNITATGEHNITMVPVSFPEQSLLKSICIVMVIVMNIYAIGKEMVQISQQRWNYFKDYTNQNDWFSAILSLLFVIPLMLNAEGSLHWQAGAMAVLQSWIGFLFYLQRFEGIGIYVVMFWEIMNTLVRIVMLFIFLMLAFSLTFYALMLNQEEFNTVPLSIMQTFVMMVGELNYQNNFLDAYLKQELSFSILTYFIFANFVLCMPILLVNLMIGLAVGDIAEVQRNASLKRIAMQIDLHTSLEDKLPYWFVNRVDKDSITIYPNRKCSQHYLKKLITGDADESAEVWSRLQAKSKRCTLIENELNKQKFRMKEMASSLEKQHSLLKLIIQKMEITSEADEYDGPVNVRGRMWPSLSQSRQRGQTVSRWVPLMKAIESRRK; from the exons TCATCACGCCGCCGCAGGAGGCTACATCACCCTTATTCAATTCATCACCACTGTCAAAGAGCCACAGG GGCTGAACTGCTGTGATGAGCAGGGCAATGGGCCCCTGCACTGGGCAGTGGAGAACAACAAGGCAGAAAGCTGCAGGGCTCTTCTGGACCTGGGGGCCGACCCCAACTTACTCAACACTGCCCTGATGTCCCCTCTGCACCTGGCTGTCAGCCTCGGGCACAACAACCTGGTGGAG ctgctgctgtcctaCAGTACCACAGATGCCAATCTTCAGGGAGACCTTGGAAACACCCCGGTGATACTGGCCTGCTCCATCAATAACTTTGAGGCTCTCAGCATATTG ATAAAGCATGGAGCGCGTCTATGCAAACAGAACAAGCTCGGCCATTTCCCCATCCACGCAGCTGCCTTCGCAGGTGCTAAGAAAGCCATGGAGGTGATCCTGAAGAATG GAGAGGAGATCGGCCACCAAATTGAGCAACACATCAACTATTTAGACAAGTCCAGGAGCAGTCCCCTCCATCTGGCTGTACGCGGCGGGAACATCGAGGCCATCCGCTTCTGCATTGCAAATGGGGGCAAAATTGATCAGCAACAG AACGACAAGTCCACGCCGCTTCATTTGGCCTGCACCCAGGGTGCTACTGAGGTAGTCAAGCTGATGCTGTCCTCCTTTGACCAAGTGGAAGACATCATCAACCTAACTGATGGGGCGAATCAGACCCCTTTACACAG GGCTACAATATTTGACCACACAGAGCTGGCAGAGTACCTAATTTCTTTG GGCGCAGACCTAAACTGCATTGATTGTAAGGGAAACTCTCCCTTGCTGCTGGCTACGAGCTGTGGAGCGTGGAGAactgtgactctgctgctgtcGAAAG GcgcaaatgtaaatgtgaaagaCAGGTGCGGCTGTAACTTCCTTCACCTGGCCATTCTACAGCCCAAGGGTCTGAAAAACATCCCAGAAGACGTCCTGCAG CATAACAGTGTGAAGGCACTGCTGAACTGTGAGGATAATGAGGGCTGCACCCCGCTCCACTATGCTTGCAGACTGGGTATCCATGACTCAGTGAAGAACATGCTGGGCCTCTCGGGGCAGGTCGGCCTCGCATGCAAGTCCAAGGACAAGAAGTCTGCCCTGCACTTTGCTGCTCA gTATGGGCGCATTAATACATGTCAGCGACTATTGGAGACCATTACGGACTCTCGTTTGCTGAATGAAGGTGATGAGCGAGGCCTGACACCACTCCATTTGGCTTCAAAAGAGGGGCACACCAAAGTTGTACAGCTGTTGCTGCGCAAAGGAGCTCTGTTTCACTG TGACTACAAGGGCTGGTCCTGTCTGCACCACGCTGCATCTGAAGGATACACACAAACTATGGAAATTCTCCTGTCAGCAAATCCCAAGTTACTGGATAAAACAGACGAAGATGGG AACAGTGCGCTCCACGTCGCAGCGAGAGAGGGaaatgctgctgcagtcaggctcCTGCTGACTCGGGGTGCGGAGCTCACCTTAAACAAGAATGACACATCGTTCCTCCATGAAGCTCTGCAGAATGGGAGAAAAGATGTGGTCATAGCTGTAATTGACAGTGACAG ATGTGCTGAATCTTTGAGACTGTTCATACCCGGCTCCAGTCAGCGATGCCCCATAATGGACATGATTGAGTTTCTTCCTGAGACCTACAAG CACCTTTTGGACAGCTGTGTGAGGGAATCTGATGACGATCCCAACAGTGCTGACTACCAT ATTGAATACAGTTTCATGTGGCTCCAAGCTCCCCTCGCAAGGACCAAGATAATGGACAAGACCCTGAGAGCTCGGCCACTGGCTGCGCTCAAC GCGATGGTGTACTACAACCGCATTGAACTCCTCAACCACCCTGTCTGCAAGAAGTACCTAGCAATGAAGTG GCTGGCTTATGGCAGCAAGGCACATTTGCTGAACATGTTTCTGTACCTGTTAGGCCTGCTGCCCCTCACTCACCTGATAGTGACTATGAGACCCACTATGAACATCACTGCCACAGGCGAACACAACATCACTATGGTGCCCGTATCTTTCCCAGAG caAAGTCTGCTCAAATCCATCTGCATCGTGATGGTCATAGTTATGAACATCTACGCCATAGGGAAGGAAATGGTGCAGATATCGCAACAG CGCTGGAACTACTTCAAGGATTATACAAACCAGAATGACTGGTTTTCAGCCATCCTGTCTCTTCTGTTCGTCATTCCCCTCATGCTCAATGCAGAGGGTTCTTTACACTGGCAAGCAGGGGCCATGGCAGTTTTACAGAGCTGGATTGGATTTCTCTTTTATCTCCAGAG GTTTGAAGGTATTGGCATCTACGTTGTGATGTTTTGGGAGATCATGAACACACTGGTCCGTATTGTAATGCTGTTCATCTTCCTGATGTTGGCATTCAGTTTGACGTTCTATGCCCTGATGCTCAACCAG GAAGAGTTCAACACCGTGCCACTCTCAATCATGCAAACCTTTGTGATGATGGTCGGGGAACTGAACTACCAAAATAACTTCCTGGATGCTTATCTGAAGCAGGAGCTATCTTTTAGTATCCTAACTTACTTCATTTTTGCGAACTTTGTTCTGTGCATGCCAATTCTGCTGGTGAACCTCATG ATCGGTTTGGCAGTTGGAGACATTGCGGAAGTACAAAGAAATGCTTCCCTCAAAAGAATAGCCATGCAG ATTGACCTCCACACTTCTCTGGAGGACAAGCTGCCTTATTGGTTTGTGAACCGAGTTGACAAGGACTCCATCACCATCTACCCCAATCGCAAGTGCTCCCAG CACTATTTAAAGAAACTCATCACGGGGGATGCTGACGAGTCAGCTGAAGTCTGGAGTCGACTGCAGGCTAAATCAAAGAGGTGCACTCTGATAGAGAATGAGCTCAACAAACAGAAGTTCAG GATGAAGGAGATGGCGAGCTCGCTGGAGAAGCAGCACAGCCTCCTGAAGCTCATCATCCAGAAGATGGAGATCACCTCGGAGGCCGACGAGTACGACGGCCCTGTGAACGTCAGGGGCAGGATGTGGCCGAGCTTGAGTCAGAGTAGACAGCGAGGACAGACTGTGTCTCGGTGGGTCCCGCTGATGAAGGCCATCGAGTCCAGGAGAAAGTGA
- the msc gene encoding transcription factor 21, translating to MSTGSAASDAEDYETCDRGTARKTTCYNRYSDEELEDEGVEGRNLKHERKLSKTHQKEARQTQRNAANARERARMRVLSKAFSRLKTSLPWVPADTKLSKLDTLRLASSYISHLRQLLQEDRFENRFAHPVNLV from the coding sequence ATGTCCACTGGCTCTGCTGCAAGTGATGCCGAGGACTACGAGACCTGTGACAGAGGGACCGCGCGGAAGACCACCTGCTACAACCGGTATTCGGATGAGGAGTTGGAGGATGAAGGCGTGGAGGGGAGGAATCTCAAGCACGAGCGCAAGCTCTCCAAGACGCACCAGAAGGAAGCGCGCCAGACGCAGAGAAACGCGGCCAACGCGAGGGAGAGGGCGCGGATGAGAGTGCTGAGCAAAGCCTTCTCCAGACTAAAAACCAGCCTGCCCTGGGTACCGGCGGACACCAAGCTGTCCAAGCTGGACACGCTCCGACTCGCCTCGAGCTACATCTCTCACCTGAGACAGCTCCTGCAGGAGGACCGCTTCGAGAACCGCTTTGCGCACCCAGTCAATCTGGTATGA